One Glycine soja cultivar W05 chromosome 2, ASM419377v2, whole genome shotgun sequence genomic region harbors:
- the LOC114399618 gene encoding cytosolic endo-beta-N-acetylglucosaminidase 1-like: MSHSNNSESKFDPKQPSVPISYPIKTLKELESRSYYESFHYPFNKASSVPIESGYSAPLPNRRRILVCHDMAGGYVDDKWVQGDTNAEAYAIWHWHLIDVFVYFSHNLVTLPPPSWINTAHRHGVKVLGTFITEWNEGKAACDKLLSTKKSAQMYAKHLAELAANLGFDGWLLNIEVTLKPEQISNLKEFVKHLSLTMHSSVPGSLVIWYDSVTINGHLWWQNELNEYNKPFFDISDGIFTNYSWQEDYPWQSAAVAGDRKFDVYTGIDVFGRNTYGGGMWNTNVALDIIRKADVSAAIFAPGWVYETKQEPDFETAQNRWWGLVEKSWGIVRKYHGTLPFYTNFDQGRGYHISVDGDLVSDATWCNISSQSIQPLLEFADSTANSIQLIVDLKEASYSGGGNITFKGSLGEETYFKRRIFQGEFILSKLPIHFIYSVKSDNNSSLGLVFEFTSSINKTMSILLTSHGVDHLSSKFSKVVLTSEHKGNAPGWVIHEGTIEMNGYILTGIHALCYRPNATSKELKSRPFGPDHTVPSSTDYFAVLGHITVKTSNYKPDFPVSTSWLVDGEYISWKSGPQDSRVLSLKISWKLKEGKGIVFPHYNVYVEKLPQLAYGNSSTTLEPVQEYLGVAHVNCFYVSELKIPAITSSLKFIIQVCGFDGTNQNLAKSPYYQLEIKDHKLSFMKYPSYIYSWISHWMRFLRS; this comes from the exons ATGTCTCACTCCAACAATTCAGAGTCCAAGTTTGATCCTAAGCAACCCTCCGTGCCCATATCATATCCAATAAAGACCCTAAAGGAGTTGGAGTCACGCTCCTACTATGAGTCCTTTCACTACCCTTTTAACAAAGCTTCATCAGTTCCTATTGAAAGTGGCTACTCTGCACCATTGCCTAATCGTAGAAGAATACTAGTGTGCCATGATATGGCTGGGGGTTATGTAGATGATAAGTGGGTTCAGGGAGACACTAATGCTGAAGCCTATGCCATATGGCACTGGCATTTGATAGATGTGTTTGTCTACTTCTCTCACAATCTTGTCACGCTCCCTCCTCCTTCTTGGATTAATACAGCTCATCGTCATGGTGTTAAG GTGCTGGGGACTTTCATCACTGAATGGAATGAGGGAAAGGCTGCCTGTGATAAACTACTTTCAACAAAGAAGTCTGCCCAAATGTATGCAAAACATTTGGCAGAGCTTGCTGCTAATTTAGGCTTTGACGGGTGGCTG TTGAACATAGAGGTAACATTGAAGCCGGAGCAGATTTCTAATTTAAAAGAGTTTGTCAAGCATTTATCATTAACAATGCATTCTTCAGTGCCTGGATCGCTAGTGATATG GTATGACAGCGTCACTATTAACGGTCATCTATGGTGGCAAAATGaattaaatgaatataataaGCCTTTCTTTGATATAAGTGATGGGATATTTACAAATTATTCATGGCAG GAAGACTATCCATGGCAATCTGCTGCTGTTGCTGGTGATCGAAAGTTTGATGTGTATACGGGGATTGATGTATTTGGAAGGAACACATATGGTGGTGGAATGTGGAAT ACAAATGTTGCTCTTGATATAATAAGAAAAGCTGATGTCTCTGCTGCAATATTTGCTCCTGGATGGGTCTACGAGACTAAGCAAGAACCAGATTTTGAGACTGCTCAGAATCG TTGGTGGGGTCTCGTGGAAAAATCTTGGGGCATAGTGCGAAAGTATCATGGAACACTACCATTCTACACAAATTTTGATCAG GGACGCGGTTATCATATTTCAGTTGATGGAGACCTAGTATCAGATGCTACTTGGTGCAATATTTCTTCCCAAAGTATTCAG CCACTCCTTGAGTTTGCCGATTCAACTGCAAATTCTATTCAACTTATTGTAGA CTTGAAGGAAGCATCATATAGTGGAGGGGGAAATATTACATTCAAAGGATCTCTTGGAGAGGAAACTTACTTCAAGAGGCGAATCTTTCAAGGAGAGTTCATTTTAAGCAAGTTGCCTATCCACTTCATTTATTCT GTGAAATCTGACAACAACTCTTCTTTGGGACTTGTATTTGAGTTCACTTCTTCTATCAACAAAACAATGTCTATACTACTCACTTCCCATGGAGTGGATCATCTGTCAAGCAAATTTAGCAAAGTAGTCCTAACaagtgaacacaagggaaatgCCCCTGGATGGGTTATACATGAAGGTACAATTGAAATGAATGGATACATTCTCACTGGAATCCATGCTTTGTGCTATAGACCAAATGCTACTTCCAAAGAACTGAAATCCAGACCATTTGGCCCTGATCATACTGTGCCTTCCTCAACTGATTATTTTGCGGTTCTTGGTCATATCACAGTCAAAACTTCTAATTATAAGCCAGATTTTCCAGTTTCTACTTCCTGGCTAGTTGATGGTGAATACATCAGTTGGAAATCTGGTCCTCAAGATTCAAGGGTCCTTAGTCTTAAAATTTCTTGGAAGCTGAAAGAAGGAAAAGGAATTGTATTTCCACACTACAATGTGTATGTGGAGAAACTACCACAGCTAGCATATGGTAATTCAAGCACAACATTAGAACCTGTGCAGGAGTATCTTGGAGTTGCACATGTAAACTGTTTCTATGTTTCTGAGCTCAAAATTCCTGCTATCACTTCTAGTCTCAAGTTTATTATACAGGTCTGCGGTTTTGATGGGACAAATCAGAACTTAGCAAAGTCACCATATTATCAATTGGAGATAAAGGATCATAAATTGTCATTTATGAAGTATCCATCTTATATTTATAGTTGGATTTCGCATTGGATGCGATTCCTACGCAGCTAG
- the LOC114399643 gene encoding LOB domain-containing protein 12-like, producing MGGNSPCASCKLLRRRCTKDCIFAPYFPSDDPQKFAIVHKVFGASNVSKMLQELPVHQRADAVSSLVYEANARVRDPVYGCVGAISYLQNQVSELQMQLAVAQAEILCIQMEHEPVMPAASGIDLDYKSYFLQNDLSQFLGFDTSSNVMQQFCP from the exons atgggtGGAAATTCCCCTTGTGCCTCATGCAAATTGCTGAGGCGTCGGTGCACAAAAGACTGCATCTTCGCTCCTTATTTTCCTTCTGATGACCCCCAAAAGTTTGCTATAGTTCACAAGGTTTTTGGTGCTAGCAATGTTAGCAAAATGTTACAG GAACTTCCAGTTCACCAGAGAGCAGATGCAGTGAGCAGTCTAGTGTATGAGGCAAATGCAAGAGTGAGGGACCCTGTGTATGGTTGTGTTGGAGCAATATCCTACTTGCAAAATCAAGTTTCTGAGCTTCAAATGCAGCTTGCAGTTGCTCAAGCAGAGATACTCTGCATCCAGATGGAACATGAGCCAGTGATGCCAGCAGCCTCAGGAATTGATCTAGACTACAAGTCTTACTTTCTCCAAAATGACCTCTCTCAGTTTCTTGGCTTTGACACTTCTAGCAATGTAATGCAGCAATTTTGCCCATGA